One genomic segment of Pseudomonas fortuita includes these proteins:
- a CDS encoding ABC transporter permease: MLLSPNAMGRPLRTGLYLTTGVIAAFLLLPVVFIVLLSFGSSQWLVFPPPGWTFKWYGQFFSNPEWMDAALASLKVAVLTTVAAVLLGLPSAFALVRGRFPGRELLYGLFTMPMIVPLVIIAVAVYALFLKLGYTGTLFAFVVSHVIVALPFTIISIINSLKLFDQSIEDAAVICGASRLQAIFKVTFPAIRPGMIAGGLFAFLVSWDEVVLSVMMASPDLQTLPVKMWTTLRQDLSPVIAVASTLLIGLSLLVMFIAAALRRRTETNA; encoded by the coding sequence ATGCTCCTGTCTCCCAATGCCATGGGCCGCCCGCTGCGTACGGGCCTGTACCTGACCACCGGGGTCATCGCGGCCTTCCTGCTGCTACCGGTGGTGTTCATCGTGTTGCTGTCGTTCGGCTCGTCCCAGTGGCTGGTATTTCCGCCCCCGGGCTGGACCTTCAAGTGGTACGGCCAGTTCTTCTCCAACCCGGAGTGGATGGACGCCGCGCTGGCCAGCCTCAAGGTGGCCGTGCTGACCACCGTCGCCGCCGTGCTGCTGGGCCTGCCCAGCGCATTCGCCCTGGTGCGTGGCCGCTTCCCGGGCCGTGAGCTGCTGTACGGCCTGTTCACCATGCCGATGATCGTGCCGCTGGTGATCATCGCCGTGGCGGTGTACGCACTGTTTCTCAAGCTCGGCTACACCGGCACGCTGTTCGCCTTCGTGGTCAGCCACGTGATCGTCGCCCTGCCCTTCACCATCATCTCGATCATCAACTCGCTGAAGCTGTTCGACCAGTCGATCGAAGATGCCGCGGTGATCTGCGGTGCCTCGCGCCTGCAGGCTATTTTCAAGGTCACCTTCCCGGCCATTCGCCCGGGGATGATCGCCGGTGGCCTGTTCGCCTTCCTGGTGTCGTGGGATGAGGTGGTGCTGAGCGTGATGATGGCCAGCCCCGACCTGCAGACCCTGCCGGTGAAAATGTGGACCACCCTGCGCCAGGACCTCAGCCCGGTCATCGCCGTGGCCTCGACCCTGCTGATCGGCCTGTCGCTGCTTGTCATGTTCATTGCCGCCGCCTTGCGCCGGCGCACCGAAACAAACGCCTGA
- a CDS encoding ABC transporter ATP-binding protein has product MSAVIKDNAPGKTLVSLRGLNKHYGDFTAVDNLDLEIQDGEFLTFLGSSGSGKSTTLSMLAGFETPSSGEILVDGQSLVNVPPHKRDIGMVFQRYSLFPHLNVRDNIAFPLAIRKLSTSETQKQVDAMLKLVQLEQFAHRKPSQMSGGQQQRVAIARALVYEPRILLMDEPLGALDKKLREDLQDELRQLHRRLGITIVYVTHDQEEAMRLSQRIAIFSHGKIVGLGTGYDLYQNPPNAFVASFLGNSNFLRIKASSNGAGSFEGQPVAIRLTPGLAAAQDALIMVRPEKALALTVEQAAREPLPAGWNEVSAKVGEVLFLGESQTCHVVTAGGTELTVKALSAAGMPMQPGDSVKVRWAVADACIYTEWAESDLSKSAGAH; this is encoded by the coding sequence ATGAGTGCAGTGATCAAAGACAACGCGCCAGGCAAGACCCTGGTCAGCCTGCGCGGCCTGAACAAGCACTACGGTGACTTCACCGCCGTGGACAACCTTGACCTGGAAATCCAGGACGGCGAGTTCCTGACCTTCCTCGGGTCCAGCGGCTCGGGCAAATCCACGACCCTGTCGATGCTGGCCGGCTTCGAAACACCCAGCAGTGGCGAGATCCTGGTGGATGGCCAGTCGCTGGTGAATGTACCGCCGCACAAACGTGACATCGGCATGGTGTTCCAGCGTTACTCGCTGTTCCCGCACCTCAACGTGCGCGACAACATCGCGTTCCCCCTGGCCATCCGCAAGCTCAGCACCAGCGAGACCCAAAAACAGGTCGACGCCATGCTCAAGCTGGTACAGCTGGAGCAGTTCGCCCACCGCAAGCCGTCGCAGATGTCCGGCGGGCAACAGCAGCGCGTGGCGATTGCCCGGGCACTGGTGTACGAGCCACGCATTCTGCTGATGGACGAACCGCTCGGCGCACTGGACAAGAAGCTGCGCGAAGACCTGCAGGACGAGCTGCGCCAGTTGCACCGTCGGCTGGGTATCACCATCGTCTACGTCACCCATGACCAAGAGGAAGCCATGCGCCTGTCCCAGCGCATCGCCATCTTCAGCCATGGCAAGATCGTCGGCCTGGGCACCGGTTACGACCTGTACCAAAACCCGCCGAATGCCTTTGTCGCCTCGTTCCTGGGCAACTCCAACTTCTTGCGCATCAAAGCCAGCAGCAACGGCGCAGGCAGCTTCGAAGGCCAGCCGGTGGCCATCCGCCTGACCCCGGGCCTGGCCGCTGCGCAGGATGCGCTGATCATGGTGCGCCCGGAAAAAGCCCTGGCCCTGACCGTCGAACAGGCCGCCCGCGAACCACTGCCGGCGGGCTGGAACGAGGTGAGTGCCAAGGTTGGCGAAGTGCTGTTCCTGGGTGAAAGCCAGACCTGCCATGTGGTGACTGCAGGGGGCACCGAGCTGACGGTGAAAGCACTGTCGGCTGCGGGCATGCCGATGCAGCCGGGTGACAGCGTGAAGGTGCGTTGGGCGGTAGCCGATGCGTGCATCTATACCGAGTGGGCCGAGAGTGACCTGAGCAAATCCGCCGGGGCGCATTGA
- a CDS encoding substrate-binding domain-containing protein, translating to MPRLFVLLLTLLPLATLAEPVHLRVQGSNTIGAALLPALVKGQLRAQQATVVEQQPGKVANELVITARDAQGQTVRIDIAAHGSSTGFAALGRGDADLAAASRPINDSEVRLLRALGDLRTASAEQVIGLDGVAVIVHPDNPLPQLNTQQLAQIFSGQIQRWEQLGIPGGAIHLYARDDRSGTFETFKALVLEPHHNELSAKALRYESSDELAAQVATDRQAIGFSSLAAVHGAKVLAVAEGDAPAMLPERALVASEDYPLSRRLYFYLPANPKPQARALADFAQSPAGQAIVAQQGFVSQQIKAQPVVPQADMPPRYRTLAQQAQRLSVNFRFQEGSASLDNKALRDVQRVAEYLRQAGKLQSKAVLVGFGDPKETPGRAALLSRLRAQAVRRELARDGVELLEVTGMGDELPVAGNELEQGRLRNRRVEVWVY from the coding sequence ATGCCCCGCCTGTTTGTCTTGCTGCTCACTTTGCTACCGCTGGCCACCCTGGCCGAGCCTGTGCACCTGCGCGTTCAAGGCTCCAACACCATCGGCGCAGCGCTGCTCCCTGCCCTGGTAAAAGGGCAACTGCGCGCGCAGCAGGCCACAGTCGTCGAGCAGCAGCCGGGCAAGGTCGCCAACGAGTTGGTGATAACCGCGCGCGACGCACAGGGGCAAACCGTGCGCATCGACATCGCCGCTCATGGGTCCAGCACCGGCTTCGCCGCCCTCGGCCGTGGCGATGCCGACCTGGCAGCTGCCTCGCGGCCGATCAACGACAGTGAAGTGCGCCTACTACGGGCCCTTGGCGACCTGCGCACTGCCAGCGCCGAACAAGTGATCGGCCTGGACGGTGTCGCGGTCATCGTCCACCCCGACAACCCGCTACCACAATTGAACACGCAGCAGCTGGCGCAGATTTTCTCTGGGCAGATCCAACGCTGGGAGCAATTGGGCATTCCTGGCGGCGCTATTCACCTGTACGCCCGCGACGACCGCTCCGGCACCTTCGAGACGTTCAAGGCGCTGGTGCTGGAGCCCCATCACAACGAGCTGTCAGCCAAGGCTCTGCGTTACGAGTCCAGTGACGAACTGGCCGCGCAGGTGGCCACCGACCGCCAGGCCATCGGCTTCAGCAGCCTGGCTGCGGTGCACGGGGCCAAGGTGCTGGCGGTAGCCGAAGGCGACGCACCGGCCATGCTGCCGGAGCGCGCCCTGGTGGCCAGCGAAGATTACCCGCTGTCACGGCGCCTGTACTTCTACCTGCCGGCCAACCCCAAGCCACAGGCCAGAGCCCTGGCCGACTTTGCCCAGAGCCCGGCCGGCCAGGCCATCGTCGCCCAGCAGGGCTTTGTTTCGCAGCAGATCAAGGCCCAGCCAGTCGTGCCCCAGGCAGACATGCCGCCGCGCTACCGTACCTTGGCCCAACAGGCGCAGCGGCTGAGTGTGAACTTCCGCTTTCAGGAAGGCAGCGCCAGCCTCGATAACAAGGCCCTGCGTGATGTGCAGCGGGTGGCCGAGTACCTGCGCCAGGCTGGCAAGCTGCAGAGCAAAGCGGTGCTGGTAGGGTTTGGCGACCCCAAGGAAACGCCTGGCCGCGCCGCCCTGCTCTCGCGCCTTCGGGCCCAGGCAGTGCGCCGGGAGCTGGCGCGCGATGGCGTGGAGTTGCTGGAGGTGACGGGCATGGGCGATGAACTGCCGGTGGCCGGCAATGAGCTGGAGCAAGGGCGACTGCGCAATCGGCGGGTTGAGGTGTGGGTGTACTGA
- a CDS encoding TerC family protein, which translates to MTALQAFLTTPVLGTSTWLWLVFIAIVIGLLVLDLGVLHRHDREIEMRESLLLYSGYFSVGVLFGVGVWYQLGAQSALEFYTGFLVEQSLSMDNVFVMAMIFSYFAIPRRYQHRVLFWGILGVVFLRAIMIGVGAALVQNFAWVLYLFGAFLLFTGVKMALSKEDSHPDLANNPILKFVRRHMRVTDQIHGSHFFVRQTPPGHSKALRYATPLFLALVLIELADLVFAVDSVPAIFAITQDPFIVYTSNIFAILGLRSLYFALSALMHRFVYLKYALALVLIFIGCKIFYHGMVGKVPALLSLGVTFGLLLGGVVVSLVKTRGENPAIADHSPEQSSNADCPVSPKDEDPQMRI; encoded by the coding sequence ATGACAGCTCTGCAAGCATTCCTCACCACCCCCGTACTCGGTACCAGCACCTGGTTGTGGCTGGTGTTCATTGCCATCGTCATCGGTTTGCTGGTGCTCGACCTGGGCGTGCTGCACCGCCACGACCGGGAAATCGAAATGCGCGAAAGCCTGCTGCTGTACTCGGGCTACTTCAGCGTTGGCGTCTTGTTCGGCGTCGGGGTCTGGTACCAGCTGGGCGCGCAATCGGCGCTGGAGTTCTACACCGGTTTCCTGGTCGAGCAATCGCTGTCGATGGACAATGTCTTTGTCATGGCGATGATTTTCAGCTACTTCGCCATTCCCCGCCGTTACCAGCATCGCGTGCTGTTCTGGGGCATCCTGGGGGTGGTATTCCTGCGGGCGATCATGATTGGTGTAGGCGCCGCGCTGGTGCAGAACTTTGCCTGGGTGCTGTATCTCTTCGGTGCTTTCCTGTTGTTTACCGGGGTGAAGATGGCGCTTTCGAAAGAAGACAGCCACCCTGACCTGGCCAACAACCCGATACTCAAGTTCGTGCGCAGGCACATGCGGGTCACCGACCAGATCCACGGCTCGCACTTCTTCGTGCGCCAGACCCCGCCCGGGCACAGCAAGGCGCTGCGCTACGCCACCCCGTTGTTTCTGGCGCTGGTGCTGATCGAACTGGCCGACCTGGTGTTTGCAGTCGACAGCGTGCCCGCGATTTTCGCCATCACCCAGGATCCATTCATTGTCTACACCTCGAACATCTTCGCCATTCTTGGGCTGCGATCGTTGTACTTCGCGCTGTCGGCGTTGATGCACCGGTTTGTATACCTCAAGTATGCGTTGGCGCTGGTGCTTATCTTTATTGGTTGCAAGATTTTCTATCACGGCATGGTGGGCAAGGTGCCGGCACTGCTGTCGTTGGGGGTGACGTTCGGGTTGTTGCTGGGTGGGGTGGTGGTTTCGTTGGTCAAGACGCGGGGGGAGAACCCGGCGATCGCGGATCATTCGCCTGAGCAGTCTTCAAATGCCGATTGTCCAGTCAGCCCAAAAGACGAAGACCCGCAGATGCGGATCTGA
- a CDS encoding acyl-CoA dehydrogenase: MDFAYSPKVQALRERVTAFMDAYVYPAEAVFERQVAEGDRWQPTAIMEELKAKARAEGLWNLFLPESEYGAGLSNLEYAPLAEIMGRSLLGPEPFNCSAPDTGNMEVLVRYGSEAQKRQWLEPLLRGEIRSAFAMTEPDVASSDATNMAATAVRDGDEWVINGRKWWTSGACDPRCKVMIFMGLSDPEGPRHQQHSMVLVPTDAPGVKIVRPLPVFGYDDAPHGHAEVLFENVRVPYENVLLGEGRGFEIAQGRLGPGRIHHCMRSIGMAERALELMCKRSVERTAFGRPLARLGGNVDKIADSRMEIDMARLLTLKAAYMMDTVGNKVARSEIAQIKVVAPNVALKVIDRAIQIHGGAGVSGDFPLAYMYAMQRTLRLADGPDEVHRAAIGKYEIGKYVPVELLRSGR, from the coding sequence ATGGATTTCGCCTATTCGCCCAAGGTCCAGGCACTGCGCGAGCGCGTTACTGCGTTCATGGACGCCTACGTGTACCCCGCCGAAGCCGTGTTCGAGCGCCAGGTTGCCGAGGGCGACCGCTGGCAGCCCACGGCAATCATGGAAGAACTCAAGGCCAAGGCCCGCGCCGAAGGGCTGTGGAACCTGTTCTTGCCCGAATCGGAATACGGCGCCGGCCTGAGCAACCTGGAATACGCCCCACTGGCGGAAATCATGGGCCGCTCGCTGCTCGGGCCAGAACCGTTCAACTGCTCGGCGCCGGACACCGGCAACATGGAAGTGCTGGTGCGTTATGGCAGCGAAGCGCAGAAACGCCAGTGGCTGGAGCCGCTGTTACGCGGCGAGATCCGCTCGGCGTTTGCCATGACTGAGCCGGACGTGGCCTCCTCGGACGCGACCAACATGGCCGCCACTGCCGTGCGTGACGGTGACGAATGGGTCATCAATGGCCGCAAGTGGTGGACCTCCGGCGCCTGCGACCCGCGCTGCAAGGTCATGATTTTCATGGGCCTGTCCGACCCTGAAGGGCCACGCCACCAGCAGCATTCGATGGTGCTGGTGCCCACCGATGCGCCGGGCGTGAAGATCGTCCGCCCGTTACCGGTGTTCGGCTATGACGATGCCCCTCACGGCCATGCCGAAGTGCTTTTCGAGAACGTGCGGGTGCCTTATGAAAACGTGCTGCTCGGTGAGGGGCGCGGCTTTGAGATTGCCCAAGGGCGCCTTGGCCCTGGCCGTATCCACCACTGCATGCGCTCGATCGGCATGGCCGAGCGTGCGCTGGAGCTGATGTGTAAACGTTCGGTGGAACGTACTGCATTTGGTCGGCCACTGGCACGGCTGGGCGGCAACGTCGACAAGATCGCCGACTCACGCATGGAAATCGACATGGCCCGGCTGCTGACGCTGAAAGCGGCATACATGATGGACACCGTGGGCAACAAGGTGGCCCGCAGCGAGATCGCGCAGATCAAGGTGGTGGCGCCGAACGTGGCGTTGAAGGTGATCGACCGGGCGATTCAGATTCACGGTGGGGCAGGGGTGAGTGGCGATTTCCCGCTGGCCTACATGTACGCCATGCAGCGCACCCTGCGCCTGGCCGACGGGCCGGATGAAGTGCACCGGGCGGCGATTGGCAAATATGAAATTGGCAAGTATGTGCCGGTGGAGCTGTTGCGTAGCGGGCGCTGA
- a CDS encoding LysR family transcriptional regulator, with amino-acid sequence MNLSKVDLNLFIVFDAIYTEANLTRAGQIVGITQPAVSNALSRLRETFNDPLFVRTAQGMVPTPMAQNIIGPVRNALALLRTSVQESRIFNPQQANKTFRISMTDLTEAVILPPLFQRLRRLAPAVLIESFLCKRRETTKELAAGRLDFAIDAPLNTDPQVRHIKLMQDRYVCALRQGHPLADSKLTLDSYLSMTHIHISSRRNGLGYVDLALGKMGVQRKVALRSQHYLMASQVLQQTDMAMTVPERFARRHQLRYQPLPVEVPALETHLYWHESTDQDPANRWMREQITELCERVVAEEEKTPQPA; translated from the coding sequence ATGAACCTCAGCAAGGTCGACCTCAACCTGTTCATCGTGTTCGATGCGATCTACACCGAAGCCAACCTGACCCGCGCCGGGCAGATTGTCGGCATTACCCAGCCAGCGGTGTCCAATGCCCTTTCGCGGCTGCGCGAAACCTTCAACGACCCGCTGTTTGTGCGCACTGCACAAGGCATGGTGCCCACGCCGATGGCGCAGAACATCATCGGCCCGGTGCGCAACGCTTTGGCACTGCTGCGTACCTCGGTGCAGGAAAGCCGCATCTTCAACCCGCAGCAGGCCAACAAGACCTTCCGCATCAGCATGACCGACCTGACCGAAGCGGTCATCCTGCCGCCGCTGTTCCAGCGCCTGCGCCGTCTGGCGCCTGCGGTGCTGATCGAAAGCTTCCTGTGCAAGCGCCGCGAGACCACCAAGGAGCTCGCCGCCGGCCGCCTGGACTTCGCCATTGACGCGCCCCTGAACACCGACCCGCAGGTGCGCCACATCAAACTGATGCAAGACCGCTATGTGTGCGCCCTGCGCCAAGGCCACCCGCTGGCTGACAGCAAGCTGACCCTCGACAGCTACCTGAGCATGACCCACATCCATATTTCCAGCCGCCGCAACGGCCTGGGTTACGTCGACCTGGCGCTGGGCAAGATGGGTGTACAACGCAAGGTCGCCCTGCGTTCGCAGCACTACCTGATGGCCTCGCAGGTGTTGCAGCAGACCGACATGGCGATGACCGTCCCCGAGCGCTTCGCCCGTCGCCATCAGTTGCGTTACCAGCCACTGCCAGTGGAGGTGCCGGCACTGGAAACGCACCTGTACTGGCATGAAAGCACCGACCAGGACCCGGCCAACCGCTGGATGCGCGAGCAGATCACCGAATTGTGCGAACGCGTGGTAGCCGAGGAAGAGAAGACCCCACAGCCTGCCTGA
- a CDS encoding cysteine desulfurase family protein produces MPSAPLYFDYAATTPVDDRVIETMLACLGSEANFGNPASSGHAYGQAARQAVEHARQQVAERVGAQADNLVWTSGATESNNLALKGIAQGIDQPGHLITSQLEHKAVLDTAAELERQGWAVTRLAPDAAGLIQPASVQAALRADTRLVSLMAVNNELGTVTDFAAIGQQVRDHGALLHVDAAQAVGKLAIDLKAVAVDMMSFSAHKVYGPKGIGALYVGPRARTLMRAQMHGGGHEQGLRSGTLATHQIAGMGSAFALAGEPGDSEHQRLEQLATRLREGLLALPGVTLNGSASQRIPHTLNLCIDSKGFNSAALASELALSTTSACNSASNAASHVLLALGLDERQARNSVRLSIGRFTTEAQVDQALAVFGRVLTTASAALW; encoded by the coding sequence ATGCCTAGCGCCCCTCTTTATTTCGATTACGCCGCCACCACCCCCGTCGACGACCGGGTCATCGAAACCATGCTTGCCTGCCTTGGCAGCGAGGCCAACTTCGGCAACCCGGCGTCCAGTGGCCATGCCTACGGCCAGGCCGCGCGACAGGCCGTGGAGCACGCTCGCCAGCAGGTGGCCGAGCGCGTCGGCGCGCAAGCCGACAACCTGGTCTGGACCTCGGGCGCGACCGAGTCCAACAACCTGGCACTCAAAGGCATTGCCCAAGGCATCGACCAGCCCGGGCACCTGATCACCAGTCAGCTAGAGCACAAAGCCGTGCTCGACACCGCGGCCGAACTTGAACGCCAAGGCTGGGCCGTCACCCGCCTGGCGCCGGATGCTGCCGGCCTGATCCAGCCTGCAAGCGTGCAGGCAGCGTTGCGCGCCGATACCCGCCTGGTGTCGCTGATGGCGGTCAACAACGAGCTGGGCACGGTTACCGATTTTGCCGCCATCGGCCAACAGGTGCGTGACCACGGTGCCCTCCTGCACGTGGACGCCGCACAGGCCGTAGGCAAGCTGGCCATCGACCTGAAGGCGGTGGCCGTGGACATGATGTCATTTTCGGCGCACAAGGTTTACGGGCCAAAAGGGATCGGCGCGCTCTATGTCGGCCCACGCGCCCGTACGCTGATGCGCGCGCAGATGCATGGCGGCGGCCATGAGCAGGGCCTGCGTTCCGGCACCCTGGCAACCCATCAGATCGCGGGCATGGGCAGCGCCTTTGCCTTGGCCGGCGAACCAGGTGACAGCGAGCACCAGCGCCTTGAGCAACTGGCCACGCGCCTGCGCGAGGGCCTGCTGGCTTTACCCGGCGTCACCCTCAACGGCAGCGCCAGCCAACGCATCCCCCACACCCTGAACCTGTGCATCGACAGCAAGGGCTTCAACAGCGCGGCCCTGGCCAGCGAGCTGGCCTTGTCGACCACTTCGGCCTGCAACTCGGCGAGTAACGCCGCCTCCCATGTGCTGCTGGCACTGGGGCTGGACGAGCGTCAGGCGCGCAACAGTGTGCGCTTGAGCATCGGCCGATTCACGACCGAGGCGCAAGTGGACCAGGCGCTCGCAGTGTTTGGCCGGGTGCTGACGACGGCATCGGCTGCACTGTGGTGA
- a CDS encoding RES family NAD+ phosphorylase — translation MILWRISAYADLSGTGGLRVSGRWHQAGRPVVYAATSPSGAMLEVLVHLEIDPEDFPTTMRLIRIELPDTVSQAQLPALQPGWSAQPELTRALGNRFLDDCSALLLPVPSAIMPSTINYLFNPRHAQAQRAKIQVEDFTPDSRLF, via the coding sequence GTGATTTTGTGGCGTATCAGCGCCTATGCAGATTTGAGCGGCACTGGGGGGCTGCGTGTTAGCGGACGCTGGCACCAGGCGGGCCGGCCCGTGGTGTATGCCGCCACCAGCCCTTCCGGGGCGATGCTCGAGGTGCTTGTGCACCTGGAGATCGACCCAGAGGATTTTCCTACCACCATGCGCCTGATCCGTATCGAATTGCCTGATACGGTTTCACAGGCGCAGTTGCCCGCCTTGCAGCCCGGCTGGTCCGCTCAGCCTGAGTTGACCCGGGCGCTGGGCAATCGCTTTCTGGATGACTGCTCGGCTTTACTGCTGCCCGTGCCGAGCGCGATCATGCCCAGCACCATCAACTACCTGTTCAACCCACGGCACGCGCAGGCACAGCGTGCGAAAATCCAGGTCGAGGATTTTACCCCGGACAGCCGCTTGTTCTAG
- a CDS encoding antitoxin Xre/MbcA/ParS toxin-binding domain-containing protein — protein sequence MLAEVLRDNGYHEYRARLQALLEIPELASDFEIHTRITHGFAATWLVKLTERGVFTPVERDQIIPLRTLKTRIERDQPLTVEESDRLFRSAHITAMAEAVFGEADKAKRWLSKPKERFSGLTPMQMLTTQQGTTQVEEMLLQIAEGFGL from the coding sequence ATGCTTGCCGAAGTGCTTCGTGACAACGGTTACCACGAGTACCGGGCGCGCCTGCAGGCGCTGCTGGAAATACCCGAACTTGCCAGTGACTTCGAAATCCACACCCGGATCACCCACGGTTTTGCCGCTACCTGGCTGGTGAAGCTGACCGAGCGCGGTGTGTTCACGCCGGTGGAGCGGGACCAGATCATTCCCCTGCGCACCCTGAAAACCCGTATCGAGCGTGACCAGCCGCTGACCGTGGAAGAGAGTGATCGGCTGTTCCGTTCGGCCCACATCACCGCCATGGCCGAAGCCGTGTTTGGCGAGGCGGACAAGGCCAAGCGCTGGCTGTCCAAGCCCAAGGAACGTTTTTCGGGGCTGACGCCGATGCAGATGCTCACAACCCAGCAAGGCACCACTCAGGTCGAAGAGATGCTGCTGCAGATTGCCGAGGGTTTTGGCCTGTGA
- a CDS encoding SDR family oxidoreductase, whose protein sequence is MDLGITGRWAIVCAASQGLGKGCAEALGKEGVNLVINARTQATLMQTASELRAACPGIEVLTVAGDVADAQVRQALLAACPQVDILVNNAGGPPPGDFRDWGRDDWLKALDANMLTPIELIKAVVDGMAERGFGRVVNITSGAVKAPIDMLGLSNGARSGLTGFIAGLARQQRLAGSNVTLNNLLPGAFDTARLQKTLQAAGGDVQATAQARRKAIPAARFGDAGEFGAYCAFLCSAHAGYITGQNLLIDGGAYPGTF, encoded by the coding sequence ATGGATCTAGGCATTACCGGCCGCTGGGCCATCGTCTGCGCGGCCAGCCAAGGCCTGGGCAAAGGCTGCGCCGAGGCGCTTGGCAAAGAAGGCGTGAACCTGGTCATCAATGCCCGCACCCAAGCCACCCTGATGCAGACCGCCAGCGAGTTGCGTGCGGCCTGCCCGGGCATCGAGGTGCTTACCGTGGCCGGCGATGTTGCTGATGCCCAGGTGCGCCAGGCGCTGTTGGCGGCCTGCCCGCAGGTCGACATCCTGGTCAACAACGCCGGTGGCCCGCCACCGGGGGACTTCCGTGACTGGGGGCGTGACGACTGGCTGAAGGCGCTGGACGCCAACATGCTCACCCCCATCGAGCTGATCAAGGCAGTTGTCGACGGCATGGCCGAGCGGGGCTTCGGGCGGGTGGTGAATATCACCTCAGGCGCGGTGAAGGCGCCGATCGACATGCTTGGTCTGTCCAACGGCGCCCGCAGTGGCCTGACCGGTTTCATTGCCGGCCTGGCCCGGCAGCAGCGCCTGGCGGGCAGCAATGTGACACTGAACAACCTGCTGCCTGGGGCGTTCGACACCGCGCGCTTGCAAAAAACGTTGCAGGCGGCGGGTGGCGATGTGCAAGCCACTGCCCAGGCCAGGCGCAAGGCCATCCCGGCGGCGCGCTTTGGCGATGCCGGGGAGTTTGGCGCGTACTGTGCGTTCCTGTGCAGTGCGCATGCCGGCTATATCACCGGGCAAAACCTGCTGATCGATGGCGGGGCTTATCCGGGTACCTTCTGA
- a CDS encoding LysR family transcriptional regulator — MIPSLDSIFSRLRLRQLRLLIELDRCGSLHKAAEAMGISQPGATKALREVEEVLGVPLFQRLPSGLVANDVGRCVVRYARLIHSDLGHLREEVLGIVQGQGGRLAVGSIMGAMPTLISALGRLRRKQPQLAVEIAENTSANLLAQLDEGRLDLAICRPGLGRNATDYAFVELAQEPLVVVAHPQHPLAGAASLHISDLSHYRWVVYPANMPMRQALERELSEAGVEVPRYPLETFSTFATFMLLEDDPTLVAVIPSAVATFAEQRGLLVSLAVQLRALSEPFGIVHRVATPLAPAARLLVEELTAY, encoded by the coding sequence ATGATCCCTTCCCTGGATTCCATTTTTTCTCGCCTGCGCCTGCGCCAGTTGCGTCTGCTGATTGAGCTGGATCGCTGTGGTTCGCTGCACAAGGCGGCCGAAGCCATGGGCATTTCCCAGCCCGGGGCCACCAAGGCGTTGCGCGAGGTGGAGGAGGTGTTGGGTGTACCCTTGTTCCAGCGCCTGCCCAGCGGCCTGGTAGCCAACGACGTGGGCCGTTGCGTGGTGCGCTACGCGCGGCTGATCCACAGCGACCTGGGGCACTTGCGCGAAGAGGTGCTGGGCATCGTCCAAGGCCAGGGTGGGCGGCTGGCGGTGGGCAGCATCATGGGGGCCATGCCGACCCTAATCAGCGCCCTGGGGCGCTTGCGCCGCAAGCAGCCGCAGCTGGCAGTGGAAATTGCCGAGAATACCAGCGCCAACCTGCTCGCCCAGCTGGACGAGGGGCGCTTGGACCTGGCGATCTGCCGGCCGGGGCTGGGCCGCAACGCCACAGACTATGCCTTTGTCGAACTGGCCCAGGAGCCATTGGTAGTGGTCGCGCACCCGCAACACCCGCTTGCCGGGGCAGCGTCACTGCATATCAGCGACTTGAGCCATTACCGCTGGGTGGTCTACCCGGCGAACATGCCCATGCGCCAGGCGCTGGAGCGCGAGTTGAGCGAGGCAGGGGTGGAGGTGCCCCGTTATCCGCTGGAAACCTTTTCAACCTTCGCTACTTTCATGCTGCTGGAAGATGACCCGACGCTGGTGGCGGTCATTCCCAGTGCTGTGGCGACTTTTGCCGAGCAGCGCGGGTTACTGGTGTCGCTGGCGGTGCAGCTACGGGCCTTGAGCGAGCCGTTCGGCATCGTGCACCGTGTGGCGACGCCGCTAGCGCCAGCGGCGCGGTTGCTGGTAGAGGAATTGACGGCCTATTGA
- a CDS encoding DUF3077 domain-containing protein, translating into MDNDNPKSSKLNVVRAASRFGNADAELVQMKPQLPMRTALMEASSIMGCMTEITRKAIDRPGDRKVMMQATVYLAGMAKALIDGQLLQMRQAREGERER; encoded by the coding sequence ATGGACAACGACAACCCGAAAAGCAGCAAGCTCAATGTTGTGCGTGCAGCGAGCCGGTTTGGCAACGCCGATGCCGAACTGGTGCAGATGAAACCGCAGCTGCCGATGAGGACCGCACTGATGGAGGCATCTAGCATCATGGGCTGCATGACTGAAATCACTCGCAAGGCCATCGACAGGCCTGGTGACCGCAAGGTGATGATGCAGGCCACGGTTTACCTGGCGGGCATGGCCAAAGCACTGATCGATGGCCAGCTGCTGCAGATGCGTCAGGCGCGGGAAGGTGAACGCGAACGCTAG